A region of Domibacillus sp. DTU_2020_1001157_1_SI_ALB_TIR_016 DNA encodes the following proteins:
- a CDS encoding PTS glucitol/sorbitol transporter subunit IIA, which produces MKTIYQSTVTELGTDVEMFAEEKMLILFNESAPKDLRDIAVSHTVVSLEGTIEAGDILSFDNQSYEITFVGGKVNETVSELGHCTIAFNGADHADLPGTMCVEEKAMPTISISTKLSISKK; this is translated from the coding sequence ATGAAAACCATCTACCAGTCAACAGTTACAGAGCTTGGTACAGACGTGGAAATGTTTGCAGAAGAAAAAATGCTCATTCTTTTTAATGAAAGTGCACCAAAGGATTTGCGCGACATCGCGGTGAGCCATACGGTGGTTTCATTAGAAGGCACTATTGAAGCGGGTGACATTCTTTCATTTGACAACCAGTCTTATGAAATCACGTTTGTCGGCGGTAAAGTAAATGAGACAGTGAGTGAGCTTGGCCACTGCACGATCGCATTCAATGGAGCGGATCATGCGGATCTGCCGGGAACGATGTGTGTAGAGGAAAAAGCGATGCCGACAATTAGCATATCGACAAAATTGTCTATCAGTAAAAAATAG
- a CDS encoding PLP-dependent aminotransferase family protein codes for MPINSFENYPMSWKPSIDKTKKPIYQALAGQLEQDILNGVLLPGTKLPPQRELADYLDLNLSTISKAFKVCELKGLLSATVGSGTFVSYDALSNAYLLEDTKPKHLIEMGATLPDNASYEPLLLQLKSMLQETDYEKWFGYGRAGESLWQKDAAIKLIRRGGFETTVDHILFANGGQNAIAATLASLCQPGDRIGVDQHTYPGLKTVAAMLNVQIVPIKSENYEMSPTAFEYACKNENIKGIYLIPDNHNPTASFMSVENRKMIAAIAKKYNQFIIEDGSYHLLNKKPLPAVASFAPEQVIYIASLSKSLAPGLRLAYVAVPSQFKEPISKALYNLNITVSPLLAELTARTIVSNQFEVLIEGHREQTIRRNQVVNQYLGDYTCLGVETGIFRWLLLPGGITGAEFERLAAQQGVQVYAAERFVVGNSCPERAVRVAVCAPETLEELEQGLIILKRLLNDLT; via the coding sequence ATGCCGATTAATTCTTTTGAAAACTATCCGATGAGCTGGAAGCCATCGATTGACAAAACTAAAAAGCCTATTTATCAGGCACTAGCAGGGCAATTGGAACAAGATATTTTAAACGGAGTTTTATTACCCGGGACAAAACTTCCTCCACAACGAGAACTGGCCGATTATTTAGATTTAAATTTAAGTACCATTTCAAAAGCGTTTAAAGTGTGTGAGTTAAAGGGCTTGTTAAGTGCAACGGTTGGAAGTGGCACATTTGTATCGTATGACGCGTTATCGAATGCGTATTTACTTGAAGATACAAAGCCGAAGCATTTGATTGAAATGGGAGCAACACTTCCAGATAATGCTTCTTACGAGCCACTGTTACTCCAACTAAAAAGTATGCTGCAGGAGACAGATTATGAAAAATGGTTTGGTTATGGCCGGGCAGGCGAAAGCCTTTGGCAAAAGGATGCAGCGATAAAGCTAATCCGAAGAGGCGGGTTTGAAACAACCGTTGACCACATTTTATTTGCAAATGGGGGTCAAAATGCGATTGCTGCCACACTGGCGAGCCTTTGTCAGCCTGGAGATCGCATTGGTGTTGACCAGCATACATACCCTGGCTTAAAAACTGTTGCAGCGATGCTTAATGTGCAAATAGTGCCGATAAAATCAGAGAACTATGAAATGAGTCCAACGGCATTTGAATATGCATGTAAAAATGAAAATATTAAAGGTATTTACTTGATTCCAGATAATCATAATCCGACAGCTTCCTTTATGTCGGTTGAGAATCGAAAAATGATTGCGGCAATTGCCAAAAAGTATAATCAGTTTATTATTGAAGATGGATCGTACCATCTTCTTAACAAAAAACCATTGCCAGCAGTCGCATCATTTGCACCGGAACAGGTCATCTATATTGCAAGTTTATCTAAATCATTAGCACCAGGCTTACGACTAGCCTATGTAGCAGTGCCAAGTCAATTCAAGGAGCCAATTTCAAAGGCACTTTATAACTTAAATATAACAGTGTCCCCGTTATTAGCAGAACTGACAGCACGTACAATTGTATCGAATCAATTTGAAGTTTTAATTGAGGGTCATCGGGAACAAACCATTCGCAGAAACCAAGTCGTAAATCAATATTTGGGTGACTATACGTGTTTAGGTGTTGAAACAGGCATCTTTCGTTGGCTGCTATTACCAGGCGGGATTACAGGTGCTGAATTTGAAAGATTAGCTGCACAGCAAGGGGTGCAAGTCTACGCGGCTGAACGTTTTGTAGTTGGAAATAGTTGTCCAGAGCGGGCTGTAAGGGTTGCTGTCTGTGCACCAGAAACGCTCGAAGAGCTTGAGCAAGGACTAATCATCCTTAAACGCTTACTAAACGATCTTACGTAA
- a CDS encoding flavin monoamine oxidase family protein — translation MNDPVVIVGAGLSGLRAASLLTAHGINCKILEARDRTGGRILTAADPNKPDLGKFDLGPTWFWPQYESTIANLVKELNVETFVQYTKGAMLSERFPNEPPERYELPENSGPISIRFRGGVQSLVDAVAYTIPPGIVELETRVTAIRLDKAGAIRVEAVLADGKRKNVSASAVILALPPRIVARHIEFSPALPPALMVDLVNKPTWMAGQAKAVAIYDRPFWRESGLSGFVSSRVGPLQEIHDASPEAGSGALFGFFGIPAKMRRELGKDKVSKLVIDQLVRLFGNSAQNVSAVLYKDWSRDSETAVEEDFDPLRDFPSYGQPPTAGVWEKKIIFAGTETNSQYGGHLEGALQSAEQAVFEIINLNNKPV, via the coding sequence ATGAACGATCCTGTAGTCATTGTTGGAGCTGGTTTGAGTGGCCTGCGGGCTGCGTCTTTACTTACTGCACATGGCATCAATTGTAAGATTCTAGAGGCAAGAGACAGGACTGGCGGCAGGATCTTGACCGCTGCTGATCCAAACAAACCAGACCTAGGTAAATTTGACCTCGGACCAACATGGTTCTGGCCGCAGTATGAGAGTACGATTGCCAATCTTGTTAAAGAACTGAATGTAGAAACTTTCGTCCAGTATACCAAAGGAGCAATGCTTTCAGAACGATTCCCAAACGAACCACCTGAGCGTTATGAACTGCCGGAAAATTCCGGACCAATATCGATTCGATTCAGGGGAGGTGTGCAGTCTCTTGTCGATGCTGTAGCATATACTATCCCCCCAGGAATAGTCGAGTTAGAAACACGAGTTACGGCTATTCGACTAGATAAAGCTGGTGCTATCAGGGTTGAAGCAGTTCTTGCTGATGGAAAGCGAAAAAACGTTTCTGCAAGTGCTGTTATCCTGGCATTGCCGCCTCGGATTGTGGCGCGTCATATTGAATTTTCTCCTGCTCTCCCTCCAGCTCTTATGGTTGATCTTGTAAATAAACCTACATGGATGGCCGGACAGGCCAAGGCAGTAGCAATTTATGATCGGCCCTTTTGGAGAGAATCAGGACTCTCCGGATTCGTATCAAGCCGGGTTGGACCCTTACAAGAAATCCATGATGCCTCTCCTGAAGCAGGCTCTGGTGCATTATTTGGTTTCTTTGGAATACCAGCAAAAATGCGCCGGGAACTGGGGAAGGATAAAGTTTCAAAATTGGTTATTGACCAATTGGTCAGGCTCTTTGGGAATTCCGCCCAAAACGTAAGTGCGGTCCTTTACAAAGATTGGTCCAGAGATTCCGAAACGGCTGTTGAGGAAGACTTCGATCCGCTTAGAGATTTTCCAAGCTATGGTCAGCCACCAACAGCAGGTGTATGGGAAAAGAAAATTATTTTTGCTGGTACTGAGACTAATTCACAATACGGCGGACATCTTGAAGGTGCACTCCAGTCAGCTGAACAAGCAGTTTTTGAAATCATTAATTTAAATAACAAGCCTGTATAA
- a CDS encoding NAD(P)H-dependent oxidoreductase, with the protein MSIYQQLVEREKANQPIKVGVIGAGQMGFGMIGQISRIPGMSVTGISDINVEAAQRAADYYNAQADRKESIIVSNDFREVIQSPHVEVIVDATGVPEVGANISLEALRSKKHIVLLNVEVDITIGSVMHQLFTNAGLIYTGSAGDEPAAVVELYEFAKTMGMEVLVAGKGKNNKLNVTANPSTAQEEADKKKMSSHMLAAFQDGTKTMAEMNLLSNAIGFVPDVVGMHGIAGDLDSVIKDLDVKENGGVLNNFGVVEYVDGLAPGVFVIVKGQNEAVAHELNYLLKKGDREHHILYRPYHLASLETPITIAKAVLQHDSSIHPLGTPISDTVAVAKKDIQPGETLDGIGGYAVRGVLETHQDMKRNGHIPIGLISGKVVAKKAIKQGQFLTTDDVELDPSTTVWKLRELQNHLFQEDGLQKELLSSLITL; encoded by the coding sequence ATGTCAATCTATCAACAATTAGTAGAACGGGAAAAAGCAAATCAGCCAATTAAAGTGGGAGTGATCGGTGCCGGACAGATGGGCTTTGGCATGATCGGGCAAATCTCACGTATTCCGGGCATGAGTGTAACCGGTATCAGTGATATTAATGTGGAAGCAGCTCAAAGAGCGGCAGATTACTATAATGCACAGGCAGATCGAAAAGAATCGATTATTGTATCCAATGATTTTCGTGAAGTAATTCAATCTCCACATGTTGAAGTCATCGTAGATGCTACAGGCGTTCCGGAAGTTGGAGCCAACATTTCGCTTGAAGCGCTGCGTTCCAAAAAACATATCGTGCTGTTAAATGTTGAAGTAGACATTACCATCGGTTCTGTGATGCATCAATTGTTTACAAACGCGGGACTTATTTATACGGGATCAGCTGGTGATGAGCCTGCTGCAGTTGTTGAGTTATATGAATTTGCAAAAACGATGGGCATGGAAGTATTAGTTGCTGGTAAAGGAAAAAATAATAAATTAAATGTCACAGCCAATCCTTCCACTGCGCAGGAAGAGGCAGACAAGAAAAAAATGTCTTCTCATATGCTGGCTGCTTTCCAAGACGGCACGAAGACAATGGCTGAAATGAACCTGCTGTCTAATGCGATTGGGTTTGTACCGGATGTAGTGGGCATGCATGGAATTGCTGGAGATCTTGATTCCGTGATTAAAGACTTGGATGTGAAAGAAAATGGCGGCGTGTTAAATAATTTTGGTGTCGTTGAATATGTGGATGGTCTGGCGCCTGGCGTATTTGTGATCGTAAAAGGCCAAAATGAAGCGGTAGCGCACGAACTAAATTATTTGCTGAAGAAAGGTGACCGGGAGCACCACATTTTGTACCGCCCATATCACCTTGCTAGCTTAGAAACGCCAATCACGATTGCTAAAGCAGTACTGCAGCATGACTCTTCTATTCACCCGCTTGGTACGCCGATTTCTGATACCGTTGCCGTTGCCAAAAAAGATATCCAGCCAGGCGAAACACTGGACGGAATTGGCGGTTATGCGGTCCGCGGTGTCCTGGAAACCCATCAGGATATGAAACGGAATGGACACATTCCAATCGGCTTGATCAGCGGCAAGGTTGTCGCGAAAAAAGCGATTAAGCAGGGCCAATTCTTAACAACAGATGATGTAGAACTCGATCCAAGCACAACGGTTTGGAAACTAAGAGAGCTTCAAAATCATTTATTCCAGGAAGATGGCCTGCAAAAAGAGCTTCTTTCGAGCCTTATTACTTTGTAA
- a CDS encoding Cof-type HAD-IIB family hydrolase — MKLIAIDLNGTLLNRRNQISRKNIESIKKAQKKGVEIAIVTGRAHFNVHSILKNAGISAWIIGANGATIHDKKGTLLHAKSIKKNDAKEILDYFAEHNMYYEVFSDQVIYTPQNGRDLLTIEMFKLKNANPKINLNVFQEAAERQFSQGKFEFVSSHLDILDKTNEFYNFLGFSFYREKINDGWQHFEQKRELATASLAKHLFELTHSDVSKGCAVRYLAGKLNIEREDIIAIGDHYNDLPMFESAGLRIAMGNSVRDIKSCAHHITLSNDEDGVAHIMKLLI; from the coding sequence ATGAAACTAATAGCTATTGATTTAAACGGTACCCTTTTAAATAGAAGGAATCAAATCAGCAGAAAAAACATTGAATCGATTAAAAAGGCCCAGAAAAAAGGAGTTGAAATTGCAATTGTAACCGGAAGAGCTCATTTTAATGTTCATTCTATTTTAAAGAATGCTGGTATTTCTGCTTGGATCATAGGCGCCAATGGAGCGACCATTCACGACAAAAAAGGAACGCTTTTACATGCGAAGTCTATTAAGAAAAACGATGCAAAAGAAATACTCGATTATTTTGCAGAACACAATATGTATTATGAAGTTTTTTCCGACCAAGTCATTTATACACCCCAAAATGGACGGGACTTATTAACAATCGAAATGTTTAAACTGAAGAATGCAAATCCAAAAATAAACCTAAACGTATTTCAAGAAGCGGCAGAAAGACAGTTCAGCCAGGGGAAATTTGAATTTGTTTCTTCTCATTTAGACATTCTAGATAAAACAAATGAATTTTATAATTTTCTTGGGTTTTCTTTCTATAGGGAAAAAATCAATGATGGCTGGCAGCATTTTGAACAAAAAAGAGAGCTGGCAACTGCCAGCCTGGCTAAACATTTATTCGAATTGACGCATTCTGATGTTTCAAAAGGCTGTGCTGTCAGGTATTTGGCTGGGAAATTGAATATCGAAAGAGAAGATATTATAGCTATTGGAGACCATTATAATGATCTCCCTATGTTTGAATCTGCAGGACTAAGGATTGCGATGGGAAACTCCGTCCGAGATATTAAGTCTTGTGCGCATCACATAACTTTATCAAATGATGAAGATGGTGTGGCCCATATCATGAAGCTGCTTATTTAA
- a CDS encoding DeoR/GlpR family DNA-binding transcription regulator: MLAAERKLKIIDYVRKHSVASVAQLSQDFGVHEATIRRDLSEIEKEGRLRRTHGGVVLVERVSSEPSFTVRVNERVEEKTSIAERAIEMINEGDSIILDSGTTTFQIARLLAAKSNITVVTNDIKIAAELQNNKDIKVIVTGGVLSPESYMLNGLFTDHALKKLHVTKAFIVIPAIHPKLGLTHFDDQFVSAKRSMIESAEQTIVVTDHTKLGGVSLHNVAPVAQIDVLITGKEASETQVKQFQEAGVTVYTV, encoded by the coding sequence TTGCTTGCTGCTGAAAGAAAGTTGAAAATCATTGATTATGTACGAAAACATAGTGTAGCTTCAGTGGCGCAGCTTTCCCAGGACTTTGGTGTCCACGAAGCAACCATCAGACGAGATTTAAGTGAAATTGAAAAAGAAGGACGTTTAAGAAGAACACACGGTGGAGTAGTTCTTGTGGAAAGGGTGAGTTCAGAACCTTCTTTTACGGTCCGCGTGAATGAACGTGTTGAGGAAAAAACGTCCATTGCTGAACGTGCGATAGAAATGATCAACGAAGGAGATAGCATTATTTTGGATTCAGGAACCACAACTTTTCAAATCGCCCGGTTGTTGGCTGCCAAATCCAATATTACTGTTGTCACCAACGATATTAAAATTGCAGCGGAATTGCAGAATAACAAAGATATTAAAGTGATCGTAACAGGAGGGGTACTTTCTCCCGAAAGTTACATGTTAAATGGTCTTTTTACAGACCATGCCTTAAAAAAGCTGCATGTGACGAAAGCCTTTATTGTTATTCCAGCGATTCATCCAAAGCTTGGATTAACTCATTTTGATGATCAATTTGTTTCTGCTAAACGCAGCATGATTGAATCAGCCGAGCAAACGATTGTGGTAACAGACCACACAAAACTCGGGGGTGTGTCTTTGCATAATGTAGCGCCTGTTGCTCAAATTGATGTATTGATTACAGGAAAAGAAGCCTCCGAAACCCAAGTCAAACAATTTCAAGAAGCAGGGGTAACGGTTTATACCGTTTAA
- a CDS encoding MFS transporter — protein MLHKDSVKASDVQAAWLQSYIGSSEKQQQLYKRTLMVIVISQIFGGAGLAAGITVGALLAQDMLGTDSVTGIPTALFTLGSAAAALIVGRLSQRFGRRSGLAAGFLAGGIGAIGVIVSALTNSILLLFASLLIYGAGSATNLQARYAGTDLANSTQRAKAVSMAMVSTTFGAVAGPNLVDVMGEVAVSIGIPALAGPFILAAAAYILAGLVLFILLRPDPYIVAKAIADAQRTARNVSSEENAHLSLINKRGIFAGAAVMILTQFVMTAIMTMTPIHMGHYGHGLNEVGLVIGFHIGAMFLPSLVTGFLVDKIGRAVMASASAITLLVSGILAAMGPADSMAVLIASLVLLGLGWNFGLISGTAILVDATPPSTRAKTQGSVDVWIALSGALGGGLSGIVVAHSSYAALSIIGAVLSLLLIPIVVWAANNQNKV, from the coding sequence ATGTTACACAAAGATAGTGTAAAAGCGTCAGATGTTCAAGCAGCTTGGTTACAAAGCTACATTGGCTCTTCAGAAAAACAACAACAATTATATAAAAGAACATTAATGGTTATCGTCATATCCCAAATTTTTGGAGGAGCAGGACTTGCAGCAGGAATAACAGTGGGAGCACTTCTAGCCCAAGATATGTTAGGTACAGATAGTGTAACCGGAATTCCTACGGCGTTATTTACTTTAGGATCAGCAGCGGCTGCACTGATTGTGGGAAGACTTTCTCAGCGATTTGGACGTCGTTCTGGACTTGCGGCTGGATTTTTGGCTGGAGGGATCGGTGCCATTGGAGTAATCGTTTCAGCATTAACAAATAGCATTCTGCTTTTATTTGCTTCACTTCTTATCTACGGGGCTGGATCGGCTACAAATTTACAAGCACGCTATGCAGGAACTGACTTGGCCAACTCAACACAAAGGGCAAAGGCTGTTAGTATGGCCATGGTTTCCACCACATTCGGTGCTGTTGCAGGGCCAAACCTGGTAGATGTAATGGGTGAGGTTGCTGTATCCATAGGAATTCCTGCTTTAGCTGGTCCATTTATATTAGCTGCTGCAGCTTATATACTTGCTGGTTTAGTTCTATTCATTTTACTTCGTCCTGATCCCTATATAGTAGCAAAAGCTATAGCAGATGCTCAAAGAACAGCCCGTAATGTATCGTCAGAGGAAAACGCTCATTTGTCATTGATAAACAAGCGAGGCATTTTTGCAGGAGCTGCAGTAATGATTCTAACTCAATTTGTGATGACTGCCATTATGACGATGACACCTATACATATGGGGCACTATGGGCATGGTTTGAATGAAGTAGGGCTTGTCATTGGATTTCATATAGGTGCCATGTTTTTGCCTTCGTTAGTAACTGGTTTTCTTGTTGATAAAATTGGCCGTGCTGTTATGGCTAGTGCTTCTGCCATTACGCTGCTTGTTTCTGGCATTCTAGCCGCTATGGGACCAGCCGATTCGATGGCAGTACTCATTGCGTCACTTGTTTTGCTTGGACTTGGCTGGAATTTTGGTTTAATTAGTGGCACAGCAATTCTTGTAGATGCAACCCCGCCATCTACCCGGGCTAAGACACAGGGTTCTGTAGATGTTTGGATTGCTTTGTCAGGAGCATTAGGAGGAGGCTTATCTGGAATAGTTGTAGCACATTCTAGTTATGCAGCCCTTTCAATTATTGGCGCTGTGCTTTCATTACTACTTATTCCAATCGTTGTTTGGGCCGCTAACAATCAAAATAAGGTTTAA
- the bluB gene encoding 5,6-dimethylbenzimidazole synthase, with the protein MFTDEERDAVYKTIFTRRDVRSFLPDPISEEIVQKLLNAAHHAPSVGFMQPWNFIVVSSPKVKEKLAWAADKERRALAIHYEGEKENKFLSLKVEGLKEAPITICVTCDPTRGGSHVLGRNSIPETDVLSTACAIQNMWLAACSEGLAMGWVSFYKKNDIRDILEIPPYIDPIALMSIGYTDQYPEKPLLESSNWRKRESLTELIFQDKWGSQ; encoded by the coding sequence ATGTTTACTGATGAAGAAAGAGACGCGGTTTATAAAACCATTTTCACTAGAAGAGATGTCCGGAGTTTTTTGCCTGATCCTATTTCTGAAGAAATTGTACAAAAGCTATTGAATGCTGCCCACCACGCCCCTTCTGTAGGCTTTATGCAGCCATGGAACTTTATTGTTGTTTCTTCTCCTAAAGTCAAAGAAAAACTGGCATGGGCAGCTGATAAAGAGAGACGGGCACTTGCTATTCATTATGAAGGAGAAAAAGAAAATAAGTTTCTCAGCCTGAAAGTTGAAGGGCTGAAAGAAGCGCCTATAACAATTTGTGTAACGTGCGATCCAACTAGAGGCGGCTCTCACGTATTGGGGAGAAATTCAATTCCTGAAACAGATGTTCTTTCAACAGCATGTGCGATTCAAAATATGTGGCTGGCTGCTTGTTCGGAAGGCTTAGCCATGGGATGGGTTAGTTTTTACAAGAAAAACGATATTCGTGATATTTTAGAAATTCCGCCCTATATTGACCCCATTGCCCTTATGTCTATTGGCTACACGGATCAGTATCCAGAAAAGCCTCTTTTGGAATCATCAAACTGGAGAAAAAGAGAATCGCTCACTGAACTTATTTTCCAAGATAAGTGGGGATCGCAATAA
- a CDS encoding glucose 1-dehydrogenase → MRFENKTVIVSGGGTGIGKAAAKRFFEEGANVVINGRRENVLKETSLEIDPTGKKVLYVAGDISKKETSENLVKKAVEEFGGVDVLVNNTGKFNPTPFLDHTEDDLQSYLDTIVKGTFYPSQAVIPEMKKRGGGAIVNTGSMWAIQAVEATPSSAYSAAMAGRHALTRNLAVEFAGDKIRVNAVAPAVVETPIYNTFMSEEEVAKVLPTFNEFHPIGRNGTPEDVANAVLFLADDSSSWITGIIMPLDGGVTARLR, encoded by the coding sequence ATGAGATTTGAAAATAAAACTGTAATCGTATCTGGTGGAGGTACTGGGATTGGGAAAGCAGCTGCAAAAAGATTTTTTGAAGAAGGAGCAAATGTAGTTATTAATGGACGCAGAGAAAATGTGCTGAAGGAAACGTCTTTAGAAATTGACCCAACTGGCAAAAAAGTTTTATATGTAGCCGGTGACATCAGCAAAAAAGAAACTTCGGAGAATTTGGTTAAAAAAGCAGTAGAAGAGTTTGGTGGCGTAGATGTATTAGTTAACAACACAGGAAAATTTAATCCAACACCATTTCTTGACCATACAGAGGATGACCTGCAATCCTATTTAGATACAATTGTTAAAGGAACATTCTATCCTTCTCAAGCAGTTATACCAGAAATGAAAAAGCGTGGAGGAGGAGCGATTGTAAATACGGGCTCAATGTGGGCAATTCAAGCAGTGGAAGCAACACCTTCATCAGCTTACTCAGCTGCGATGGCAGGAAGACATGCCTTAACAAGAAACTTGGCCGTAGAATTCGCTGGTGATAAAATTCGAGTAAATGCCGTAGCACCTGCAGTTGTTGAAACACCAATTTACAATACGTTTATGTCAGAAGAAGAAGTGGCAAAAGTGTTGCCAACTTTTAATGAGTTTCATCCAATTGGACGCAATGGAACTCCAGAAGATGTAGCGAATGCCGTTTTATTCCTTGCAGATGATTCATCATCATGGATTACAGGCATTATTATGCCACTTGATGGTGGAGTTACAGCTCGATTAAGATAA
- a CDS encoding TetR/AcrR family transcriptional regulator has protein sequence MKTNNNTTLQKIMDIGMQLVQERGYNGFSYADIAEAVGIRKASVHYYFPTKQELVQAVLLRYRKHFIEKLDQIDKSSSDAKEKLKGFFKVYRDTLVDNGKICLCSMMAAELNSFPEEIRNELTLFFRANEEWVENVLKQGINSGSLITRSTDEVKQAKIIVAFVQGAQLLARSTGEIDYFDSLTKDFYDEFKVDDTAN, from the coding sequence ATGAAAACGAATAATAATACAACATTACAGAAAATCATGGATATTGGTATGCAGCTTGTTCAAGAGCGGGGATATAATGGATTTAGTTATGCAGATATAGCTGAAGCTGTCGGAATTCGTAAAGCTAGTGTTCATTATTATTTTCCCACCAAGCAGGAATTAGTACAAGCGGTCCTTCTAAGGTATCGTAAACATTTTATAGAGAAGCTAGATCAAATTGACAAAAGTTCGTCAGATGCTAAAGAAAAACTAAAGGGATTTTTTAAAGTATATCGTGATACTTTAGTGGATAATGGTAAGATTTGTTTATGTTCGATGATGGCAGCTGAACTAAACTCATTTCCTGAAGAAATCCGAAATGAATTGACTTTGTTTTTCCGTGCAAATGAAGAATGGGTTGAAAATGTATTAAAGCAAGGAATTAATTCAGGGAGCCTTATTACACGATCAACTGACGAAGTAAAACAAGCAAAGATCATTGTAGCTTTCGTCCAGGGTGCTCAGTTGTTAGCACGCTCAACAGGTGAAATCGATTATTTCGATTCATTAACCAAAGATTTTTATGACGAGTTTAAAGTGGATGATACTGCAAATTAA
- a CDS encoding GNAT family N-acetyltransferase → MIREATEKDLRDILEVYNDAILHSTAVYTYKPQTLESRQIWYKQKIEEGYPVLVCEQDDKAVGFATFGPFRAWPAYKYTIEHSVYVHKDYRSQGIAKKLMQELIKMANEREYATLVAGIDATNEGSIKMHERMGFEFSGVIKKAGFKFDKWLDLAFYQLDLKGPKVPSEE, encoded by the coding sequence ATGATAAGGGAAGCAACAGAAAAAGATTTAAGGGATATTTTAGAGGTATATAATGATGCAATTCTTCATAGCACGGCTGTATATACCTATAAACCTCAGACTCTTGAAAGCAGACAAATTTGGTATAAGCAAAAGATAGAAGAAGGTTATCCAGTATTAGTATGCGAACAAGATGACAAGGCAGTTGGATTTGCTACATTTGGTCCTTTTAGAGCTTGGCCAGCCTATAAATACACAATAGAACATTCTGTCTATGTTCATAAGGATTATAGGAGCCAGGGTATTGCAAAAAAATTAATGCAAGAATTAATAAAAATGGCTAATGAAAGAGAATATGCAACACTTGTTGCTGGAATTGATGCAACAAATGAAGGCAGTATAAAAATGCATGAGAGAATGGGATTTGAATTTTCTGGTGTAATTAAAAAAGCTGGATTTAAATTTGATAAATGGCTGGACCTTGCTTTTTATCAATTGGATTTAAAAGGGCCTAAAGTGCCTTCAGAAGAATAA